A stretch of DNA from Ignavibacteriota bacterium:
GGTGGAGAAGGGTGGTTATCAGGCAGAAGAAAAAGTGGAGTTGGTGATTCCCCCGGCGACAAGATTGGGTTCCAAAATATTGAATCTGAAAAATATCGGGATGAGCATGGGTGGGAAAAAATTATTTGAAGGATTGGATTTCAACTTTACCGACAACCGAAAATTAGGAATCATAGGACGAAACGGACTTGGCAAAACAACATTATTGAAAATTCTCCTTGAAGAATTGAAAGCCGAACAAGGTCATATAGAAATCGGTAACCGCACAATCTTCAACTATGTTGACCAATCACGCATCGCATTGAATGATAACAATACCGTGCTGGAGGAAATAGGTGAAGGAAATGAGTGGATAATGTTCGGCGATGAACAACTCACCGTATGGAAATATCTCCGTCGGTTTTTATTCACCGATGAACGAATGCACACGAAGATTGAAAAACTTTCCGGAGGTGAACGAAGTAGAATCTTACTCGCCAAGATATTAAAAAACGGCGGCAACTTTTTAATCCTCGATGAACCGACCAACGATTTAGACCTCGTTACGCTTCGTATTCTCGAAGAGGCATTGATTTCTTTTGAAGGATGTGTTATTGCTGTTAGTCATGACAGATACTTTTTGAACAGAGTATGTAACGGCATTCTTGCGTTCGAGGGGAATGGCTATGTCCATTTCAGTGAGGGGGATTATGATTATTATCTCGAAAAAAGAAACAGACGAATTGCTGAGGCGGAAGCATTGTTATCTGAAAAGAAAAATCAGGAAGCGACATTACCTCCTCGACAAGAGAAACAACGGGGCAAACTGAAATGGAAAGAGCAAAAGGAACTCGAAGTTATCGAACAGACGATTATGTCTGCTGAAGCAGATGTCGAACGATTAGAAGCGATATTTTCCTCTCCCGATTACCACGAAAAGTACGGTGCGAAAACAGCAGAACTGACAAAAGAACTTGCCGCCGCAAAAGGAAAAGTGGAACAGTTATATGCGAGATGGCATGAACTGGAAGAGATGAAACTGGAATTAGGAAGATGAAGTAAGTTCATTTGTGAGTCCATCACAATTTAGTATATTTACCTGTCGAATTTCAAATTACCAATCCGAAATCGGCAATTCGAAATCCGAAATCCTTTGCCCCCGTAGCTCAGATGGATAGAGCAGCGGTTTCCTAAACCGTTTGTCGGAGGTTCGACTCCTCTCGGGGGTACTTTTTTTTAGTCTACGACTCGCAGAGTGAGTGGTGAGTAGTTAGTGGTGAGTGAGAAAATTTCTGATTTTCGATGGATGATTTCTAATTCTACCTACTAACCAATCACCACTCACAACTAACTAATACCATAGACACACTTTTTGAATTTATTTAACCCTAAAAACTACATGAGACTCAGCAATTACTTTCTTCCAACATTAAAAGAAATTCCATCCGACGCGCAGATGATTAGCCATCGGCTTATGTTACGCGCCGGAATGATTCGTCCGCTTGGCGCGGGCGTGTACTCGTTTTTGCCGCTTGGATATAAAGCGTTGAGGAAAGCAATCGAAATCATTCGAGAAGAAATGGATGCAATTGGCGGACAGGAGTTTCATCTTCCTGCGCTTAATCCACTTGAGCTTTGGGAACAAACAGATCGCGTTAAAGCATTCGGTGATACGATGTTTCATGTAAAAAATCGTCCGCTTGTGCTTGCGCCTACTCATGAGGAAGTGATTTGCTGGATAGCGAAGAATGAAATTCGCTCGTACCGGGATTTACCTCAAATTTGGTATCAGATTCAGACAAAGTTCAGAAACGAACCACGACCTCGCTCCGGAGTTATCCGCGGCAGACAATTTCTCATGAAAGATGCGTACAGTCTCGATGCAACGTGGGAGGGGTTAGACAAAAGTTATGATGCACACGCAGAAGCATACAAGAAAATGTTTACTCGTGCCGGATTGAAATTCTTTGTCGTTGGCGCTTCGAGCGGTGCGATGGGTGGAAGTGCATCTCAGGAATTCATGATTGAATCGGATGCGGGTGAAGATACGTGCGCAGTGTGTGATAAGTGTGGCTACGCGGCAAATCTGGAAGTTGCAACCTCGAATGTTTCCAAAGCAACTCGTGACGGCGAATCAACATCGCATGAAGAGATTCATACGCCAAACGTCAAGACGATTGACGAACTTGTGAAATTTCTGAACGTGAAAGAAACGGTGTTGGCAAAATCGCTTTGTTATATGCAGGATAAACAACCGATTCTCGTCTTGATGCTCGGTAACGACCAAGTGAACGAGTCAAAATTACTTTCTGTACTCAAAAGCGATTTCCGCCCGATGGCGGCAGATGAAATTCGTTCACTGACAGGTGCGGATGCCGGTTCAATTGGACCGCTCGGTTTGAAGGGATTCAAAATTATTGTTGACAAGCGATTGGAAGGAGGAAACAATTTCATCAGCGGCGCGAACAAGAATGATTATCATATCAAGAACATTGACCTTGCGCGAGACGTGAAGGTTGATGGCTATTTTGATTTGAGAACTGTTCTTGAAGGAGAGTCATGTTTCAGTTGCGGAACGTCGCTTCGTGTCGTCAAAGCGATTGAACTCGGCCACGTTTTCAAACTTGGGACAAAGTATGCTGATGCACTTGAAGCATCGTTCCTAACGGAACAAGGGGAATCAAAGCCAATCATCATGGGAAGTTACGGCATTGGTGTCGAGCGTGTCATTGCCTGTTTGATTGAACAAAGTCACGACGACAACGGAATTATCTGGAGCAAAACACTCGCACCGTATCAGGTTCAACTTGTTCTTATCAACACAAAAAATGAAGAAGTCACCAAAGTGGCGGAGTCGCTTTATCAAAATTTTCAAAAAGAAAAAATTGAGGTGTTGTTTGATGACAGAAAAGATTTAAGTCCCGGTTTCAAGTTCAAAGATGCGGATTTACTCGGAATGCCGTTGCATGTCATTGTCGGGGAAAAGAATGTTACAAACGGGAATGTGGAAATCAAAGACAGAAAGAGTGGAGCAAGGGAAATAGTTGAGATAGGGAAAGTAGTTGAGTATGTAAAGAAGTATTATACCGATTGATATTTGATTGACGACCGCCTACGGCGAGTCTCACCTTTGCGGATTTACGATTGAGTCATCAATCTTGATTCCAGAGACATAAAACCTGAAACGATTGACTGTAACCACAAACCCTAAACCTGTAACCAAAATCAATGTCTGAGTTTATCCATCTTCATAATCATTCACACTTCAGTCTTCTCGATGGTGCGGCAACGATTGATGGTTTAATCGAAGCCGCTGTTGAAAACAAAATGCCGTCGGTTGCATTGACTGACCATGGCGTCATGTTTGGTGCAATCGAGTTTTACAAGACCGCGAAAAAAGCAGGCATCAAACCAATCATTGGTTGTGAAGTATATATTGTAACGCAGGGAAGTCGTTTCGATAAAGAAGTCAATCCGAAGTTACTTCAAGAAGGAAAAGGGAGAGGCATTTACCAACATCTCGTTTTACTCGCGAAAAATTTTCAAGGATACAAAAATCTCAGCAAACTCTGCACGCTCGGACACACTGAAGGGTTTTATTACAAGCCAAGAATTGATATGGAACTCCTTCGTCAATACTCGGAGGGATTGGTGGCGTTGTCGGCTTGTCCCGCGGGAGTTGTTTCGTTTCATCTTGTAGAAGGACGATATGAAGCGGCTCGCTCAATGGCGATTACGTTCAAAGAGTTGTTCGGCGACGATTTCTATTTAGAAATTCAAGACCATTCTCTTGCAAAGGAGAAGCCGATTCTTGAAGGAATGCCGAGGCTTGCAAAAGAATTGAACATCAAACTGATTGCAACAAACGATGTTCACTACCTTGAACAGAGTCATGCGATTGCACACAATGTTTTACTCATGATTCCCGATGCAAGCGCAAACGCGCCGGCAAAGTATCATGACCTTCGGTACGGGACAGACCAAAT
This window harbors:
- a CDS encoding ATP-binding cassette domain-containing protein gives rise to the protein MSKQISPVLLAAKDISVHYGEQEVLKNAEMSIHEDDRVGLIGSNGSGKSTLLKILAGIMEPDSGTVSRRRDIMVGYLSQDFQLDPQLSVYENIKEGAHDVLDILKEYESLHYTSERKHVLEEQIHHRDGWNLENRIETVMHSLNAPEKERSITTLSGGEKRRVALCKAIISRPDLLILDEPTNHLDTESIEWLEGFLENFPGACLFVTHDRYFLDEIATRIIELSNGECYSHLGNYNDFMLDKIEREAQMETEERKRNMFLRSELEWVRKGPRARRTKSKSRLSNYFEMVEKGGYQAEEKVELVIPPATRLGSKILNLKNIGMSMGGKKLFEGLDFNFTDNRKLGIIGRNGLGKTTLLKILLEELKAEQGHIEIGNRTIFNYVDQSRIALNDNNTVLEEIGEGNEWIMFGDEQLTVWKYLRRFLFTDERMHTKIEKLSGGERSRILLAKILKNGGNFLILDEPTNDLDLVTLRILEEALISFEGCVIAVSHDRYFLNRVCNGILAFEGNGYVHFSEGDYDYYLEKRNRRIAEAEALLSEKKNQEATLPPRQEKQRGKLKWKEQKELEVIEQTIMSAEADVERLEAIFSSPDYHEKYGAKTAELTKELAAAKGKVEQLYARWHELEEMKLELGR
- a CDS encoding proline--tRNA ligase, whose amino-acid sequence is MRLSNYFLPTLKEIPSDAQMISHRLMLRAGMIRPLGAGVYSFLPLGYKALRKAIEIIREEMDAIGGQEFHLPALNPLELWEQTDRVKAFGDTMFHVKNRPLVLAPTHEEVICWIAKNEIRSYRDLPQIWYQIQTKFRNEPRPRSGVIRGRQFLMKDAYSLDATWEGLDKSYDAHAEAYKKMFTRAGLKFFVVGASSGAMGGSASQEFMIESDAGEDTCAVCDKCGYAANLEVATSNVSKATRDGESTSHEEIHTPNVKTIDELVKFLNVKETVLAKSLCYMQDKQPILVLMLGNDQVNESKLLSVLKSDFRPMAADEIRSLTGADAGSIGPLGLKGFKIIVDKRLEGGNNFISGANKNDYHIKNIDLARDVKVDGYFDLRTVLEGESCFSCGTSLRVVKAIELGHVFKLGTKYADALEASFLTEQGESKPIIMGSYGIGVERVIACLIEQSHDDNGIIWSKTLAPYQVQLVLINTKNEEVTKVAESLYQNFQKEKIEVLFDDRKDLSPGFKFKDADLLGMPLHVIVGEKNVTNGNVEIKDRKSGAREIVEIGKVVEYVKKYYTD